From one Mytilus edulis chromosome 1, xbMytEdul2.2, whole genome shotgun sequence genomic stretch:
- the LOC139529954 gene encoding spermatogenesis-associated protein 6-like isoform X1 — protein sequence MPRRALRCVVDLKIRAVSAPGVWLSSREDVYLSISLFGQYRNTNLVPSIFPLLFKEDFVFEKTYYTALDPSDISDYLEDELVIFELLQMSEYCEGAVRLASYSCNAKDFLFPYPSLAPCYASTAKEILLNRTIDFPGISPKLEFITVTNIKESVSPELDALDEALQDARKSRRRSRSRSRSRPSSRASMRTFVHVEPEEDSKSYHRPTVSSVCHSRSPSPYLRSKSPGPITDNGRPPFVVRHLDKSLIGRLPAGLGSSVLKKGKKKGKRLSRPTSAMSDTALGIRSSSPKACYVMSEDKCSVCKAYRRHMGKRYWGHSPTYHPTGMVMKKKYPDAGDDPLYKSYAVSDDEDLEVAALTSSLNRIRARSRSPSPFVYKPTFSSRYTYSPLTAAERVDLKVRSALRRNRSLERLSMLSPALSLSRLTPTYRPRYVSPFRDSLDDLALDTTLAERRRPEVHLDNGKYWTEKSAQYSGTSHRQVFNDTLSSSYSKLYSNAKKKIVV from the exons ATGCCGAGGAGAGCATTGAGATGTGTTGTTGACCTCAAAATACGAGCG GTATCAGCACCAGGTGTATGGTTAAGTAGTAGAGAAGATGTTTACCTTAGTATAAGTCTATTTGGACAATACAGAAATACTAATTTAGTACCATCTATATTCCCTCTACTGTTtaaagaagattttgtttttgaaaag ACATACTACACAGCCTTAGACCCATCAGATATATCAGACTATTTagaag atgaattagtAATATTTGAACTTCTACAAATGTCAGAGTACTGTGAAGGTGCTGTTCGACTGGCATCCTACTCATGTAATGCTAAAGACTTTCTCTTCCCATACCCATCTTTAGCTCCATGTTATGCTTCCACTGCTAAAGAAATATTGCTTAACAGAACAATTGACTTCCCT GGAATTTCACCAAAGCTGGAGTTTATAACTGTGACAAACATCAAAGAATCAGTGTCACCTGAGTTGGATGCATTAGATGAGGCTTTGCAGGATGCAAGG AAATCAAGAAGGAGGTCACGATCAAGGTCAAGAAGTAGGCCATCATCCAGAGCATCCATGAG GACCTTTGTGCATGTTGAACCAGAGGAGGACTCGAAAAGCTACCACCGGCCAACGGTCTCCTCTGTTTGTCATTCTAGGTCCCCATCCCCTTACCTCAGGAGCAAGTCACCAGGTCCAATAACAGACAATGGAAGACCACCATTTGTTGTCAGACAT ttggATAAAAGTTTAATTGGAAGATTACCAGCTGGTTTAGGAAGCTCAGTTCTTAAGAAAGGAAAGAAGAAGGGAAAGAGACTGAGCAGACCAACAAGTGCTATGTCTGATACAG CTCTTGGAATAAGGTCTTCTTCCCCAAAGGCTTGCTATGTTATGTCTGAAGATAAGTGTTCGGTGTGTAAAGCTTATCGCAGACATATGGGAAAACGGTACTGGGGACATTCCCCAACTTACCATCCCACAGGCATGGTAATGAAAAAG AAATATCCTGATGCAGGAGATGATCCATTGTACAAATCTTACGCAGTTAGTGATGATGAAG atttgGAAGTTGCAGCATTGACTTCTTCGTTGAATAGAATTCGAGCTCGGTCAAGGTCACCAAGTCCATTTGTATACAAACCAACATTTAGTAGTCGTTATACCTACAGTCCCTTAACAGCAGCAGAAAGGGTGGACTTGAAAGTTCGTAGTGCATTGAGAAGAAATAGATCTTTAGAAAGACTGAGTATGCTGTCACCAGCACTT TCTCTTTCAAGACTTACACCAACTTATAGACCAAGATATGTATCTCCCTTTCGAGATTCTCTAGATGACCTTGCGCTAGATACAACCCTAGCCGAAAGAAGGAG ACCAGAAGTTCATTTGGACAATGGTAAATATTGGACAGAGAAGTCAGCTCAGTATTCAGGAACGTCACACAGACAAGTTTTTAATGACACTTTGAGCTCGTCTTACAGTAAATTGTACAGTAACGCTAAGAAGAAAATTGTAGtctaa
- the LOC139529954 gene encoding spermatogenesis-associated protein 6-like isoform X2, with the protein MPRRALRCVVDLKIRAVSAPGVWLSSREDVYLSISLFGQYRNTNLVPSIFPLLFKEDFVFEKTYYTALDPSDISDYLEDELVIFELLQMSEYCEGAVRLASYSCNAKDFLFPYPSLAPCYASTAKEILLNRTIDFPGISPKLEFITVTNIKESVSPELDALDEALQDARKSRRRSRSRSRSRPSSRASMRSPSPYLRSKSPGPITDNGRPPFVVRHLDKSLIGRLPAGLGSSVLKKGKKKGKRLSRPTSAMSDTALGIRSSSPKACYVMSEDKCSVCKAYRRHMGKRYWGHSPTYHPTGMVMKKKYPDAGDDPLYKSYAVSDDEDLEVAALTSSLNRIRARSRSPSPFVYKPTFSSRYTYSPLTAAERVDLKVRSALRRNRSLERLSMLSPALSLSRLTPTYRPRYVSPFRDSLDDLALDTTLAERRRPEVHLDNGKYWTEKSAQYSGTSHRQVFNDTLSSSYSKLYSNAKKKIVV; encoded by the exons ATGCCGAGGAGAGCATTGAGATGTGTTGTTGACCTCAAAATACGAGCG GTATCAGCACCAGGTGTATGGTTAAGTAGTAGAGAAGATGTTTACCTTAGTATAAGTCTATTTGGACAATACAGAAATACTAATTTAGTACCATCTATATTCCCTCTACTGTTtaaagaagattttgtttttgaaaag ACATACTACACAGCCTTAGACCCATCAGATATATCAGACTATTTagaag atgaattagtAATATTTGAACTTCTACAAATGTCAGAGTACTGTGAAGGTGCTGTTCGACTGGCATCCTACTCATGTAATGCTAAAGACTTTCTCTTCCCATACCCATCTTTAGCTCCATGTTATGCTTCCACTGCTAAAGAAATATTGCTTAACAGAACAATTGACTTCCCT GGAATTTCACCAAAGCTGGAGTTTATAACTGTGACAAACATCAAAGAATCAGTGTCACCTGAGTTGGATGCATTAGATGAGGCTTTGCAGGATGCAAGG AAATCAAGAAGGAGGTCACGATCAAGGTCAAGAAGTAGGCCATCATCCAGAGCATCCATGAG GTCCCCATCCCCTTACCTCAGGAGCAAGTCACCAGGTCCAATAACAGACAATGGAAGACCACCATTTGTTGTCAGACAT ttggATAAAAGTTTAATTGGAAGATTACCAGCTGGTTTAGGAAGCTCAGTTCTTAAGAAAGGAAAGAAGAAGGGAAAGAGACTGAGCAGACCAACAAGTGCTATGTCTGATACAG CTCTTGGAATAAGGTCTTCTTCCCCAAAGGCTTGCTATGTTATGTCTGAAGATAAGTGTTCGGTGTGTAAAGCTTATCGCAGACATATGGGAAAACGGTACTGGGGACATTCCCCAACTTACCATCCCACAGGCATGGTAATGAAAAAG AAATATCCTGATGCAGGAGATGATCCATTGTACAAATCTTACGCAGTTAGTGATGATGAAG atttgGAAGTTGCAGCATTGACTTCTTCGTTGAATAGAATTCGAGCTCGGTCAAGGTCACCAAGTCCATTTGTATACAAACCAACATTTAGTAGTCGTTATACCTACAGTCCCTTAACAGCAGCAGAAAGGGTGGACTTGAAAGTTCGTAGTGCATTGAGAAGAAATAGATCTTTAGAAAGACTGAGTATGCTGTCACCAGCACTT TCTCTTTCAAGACTTACACCAACTTATAGACCAAGATATGTATCTCCCTTTCGAGATTCTCTAGATGACCTTGCGCTAGATACAACCCTAGCCGAAAGAAGGAG ACCAGAAGTTCATTTGGACAATGGTAAATATTGGACAGAGAAGTCAGCTCAGTATTCAGGAACGTCACACAGACAAGTTTTTAATGACACTTTGAGCTCGTCTTACAGTAAATTGTACAGTAACGCTAAGAAGAAAATTGTAGtctaa
- the LOC139529954 gene encoding spermatogenesis associated 6-like protein isoform X8 gives MPRRALRCVVDLKIRAVSAPGVWLSSREDVYLSISLFGQYRNTNLVPSIFPLLFKEDFVFEKTYYTALDPSDISDYLEDELVIFELLQMSEYCEGAVRLASYSCNAKDFLFPYPSLAPCYASTAKEILLNRTIDFPGISPKLEFITVTNIKESVSPELDALDEALQDARKSRRRSRSRSRSRPSSRASMRSPSPYLRSKSPGPITDNGRPPFVVRHLDKSLIGRLPAGLGSSVLKKGKKKGKRLSRPTSAMSDTGYYSDYSRYPLSSTASYKKYPDAGDDPLYKSYAVSDDEDLEVAALTSSLNRIRARSRSPSPFVYKPTFSSRYTYSPLTAAERVDLKVRSALRRNRSLERLSMLSPALSLSRLTPTYRPRYVSPFRDSLDDLALDTTLAERRRYYNYGYYY, from the exons ATGCCGAGGAGAGCATTGAGATGTGTTGTTGACCTCAAAATACGAGCG GTATCAGCACCAGGTGTATGGTTAAGTAGTAGAGAAGATGTTTACCTTAGTATAAGTCTATTTGGACAATACAGAAATACTAATTTAGTACCATCTATATTCCCTCTACTGTTtaaagaagattttgtttttgaaaag ACATACTACACAGCCTTAGACCCATCAGATATATCAGACTATTTagaag atgaattagtAATATTTGAACTTCTACAAATGTCAGAGTACTGTGAAGGTGCTGTTCGACTGGCATCCTACTCATGTAATGCTAAAGACTTTCTCTTCCCATACCCATCTTTAGCTCCATGTTATGCTTCCACTGCTAAAGAAATATTGCTTAACAGAACAATTGACTTCCCT GGAATTTCACCAAAGCTGGAGTTTATAACTGTGACAAACATCAAAGAATCAGTGTCACCTGAGTTGGATGCATTAGATGAGGCTTTGCAGGATGCAAGG AAATCAAGAAGGAGGTCACGATCAAGGTCAAGAAGTAGGCCATCATCCAGAGCATCCATGAG GTCCCCATCCCCTTACCTCAGGAGCAAGTCACCAGGTCCAATAACAGACAATGGAAGACCACCATTTGTTGTCAGACAT ttggATAAAAGTTTAATTGGAAGATTACCAGCTGGTTTAGGAAGCTCAGTTCTTAAGAAAGGAAAGAAGAAGGGAAAGAGACTGAGCAGACCAACAAGTGCTATGTCTGATACAG GGTATTATAGTGACTATAGCCGATATCCACTATCATCTACCGCCAGCTATAAG AAATATCCTGATGCAGGAGATGATCCATTGTACAAATCTTACGCAGTTAGTGATGATGAAG atttgGAAGTTGCAGCATTGACTTCTTCGTTGAATAGAATTCGAGCTCGGTCAAGGTCACCAAGTCCATTTGTATACAAACCAACATTTAGTAGTCGTTATACCTACAGTCCCTTAACAGCAGCAGAAAGGGTGGACTTGAAAGTTCGTAGTGCATTGAGAAGAAATAGATCTTTAGAAAGACTGAGTATGCTGTCACCAGCACTT TCTCTTTCAAGACTTACACCAACTTATAGACCAAGATATGTATCTCCCTTTCGAGATTCTCTAGATGACCTTGCGCTAGATACAACCCTAGCCGAAAGAAGGAGGTATTACAACTATGGTTACTACTACTAG
- the LOC139529954 gene encoding spermatogenesis-associated protein 6-like isoform X3: protein MPRRALRCVVDLKIRAVSAPGVWLSSREDVYLSISLFGQYRNTNLVPSIFPLLFKEDFVFEKTYYTALDPSDISDYLEDELVIFELLQMSEYCEGAVRLASYSCNAKDFLFPYPSLAPCYASTAKEILLNRTIDFPGISPKLEFITVTNIKESVSPELDALDEALQDARKSRRRSRSRSRSRPSSRASMRTFVHVEPEEDSKSYHRPTVSSVCHSRSPSPYLRSKSPGPITDNGRPPFVVRHLDKSLIGRLPAGLGSSVLKKGKKKGKRLSRPTSAMSDTGYYSDYSRYPLSSTASYKKYPDAGDDPLYKSYAVSDDEDLEVAALTSSLNRIRARSRSPSPFVYKPTFSSRYTYSPLTAAERVDLKVRSALRRNRSLERLSMLSPALSLSRLTPTYRPRYVSPFRDSLDDLALDTTLAERRRPEVHLDNGKYWTEKSAQYSGTSHRQVFNDTLSSSYSKLYSNAKKKIVV, encoded by the exons ATGCCGAGGAGAGCATTGAGATGTGTTGTTGACCTCAAAATACGAGCG GTATCAGCACCAGGTGTATGGTTAAGTAGTAGAGAAGATGTTTACCTTAGTATAAGTCTATTTGGACAATACAGAAATACTAATTTAGTACCATCTATATTCCCTCTACTGTTtaaagaagattttgtttttgaaaag ACATACTACACAGCCTTAGACCCATCAGATATATCAGACTATTTagaag atgaattagtAATATTTGAACTTCTACAAATGTCAGAGTACTGTGAAGGTGCTGTTCGACTGGCATCCTACTCATGTAATGCTAAAGACTTTCTCTTCCCATACCCATCTTTAGCTCCATGTTATGCTTCCACTGCTAAAGAAATATTGCTTAACAGAACAATTGACTTCCCT GGAATTTCACCAAAGCTGGAGTTTATAACTGTGACAAACATCAAAGAATCAGTGTCACCTGAGTTGGATGCATTAGATGAGGCTTTGCAGGATGCAAGG AAATCAAGAAGGAGGTCACGATCAAGGTCAAGAAGTAGGCCATCATCCAGAGCATCCATGAG GACCTTTGTGCATGTTGAACCAGAGGAGGACTCGAAAAGCTACCACCGGCCAACGGTCTCCTCTGTTTGTCATTCTAGGTCCCCATCCCCTTACCTCAGGAGCAAGTCACCAGGTCCAATAACAGACAATGGAAGACCACCATTTGTTGTCAGACAT ttggATAAAAGTTTAATTGGAAGATTACCAGCTGGTTTAGGAAGCTCAGTTCTTAAGAAAGGAAAGAAGAAGGGAAAGAGACTGAGCAGACCAACAAGTGCTATGTCTGATACAG GGTATTATAGTGACTATAGCCGATATCCACTATCATCTACCGCCAGCTATAAG AAATATCCTGATGCAGGAGATGATCCATTGTACAAATCTTACGCAGTTAGTGATGATGAAG atttgGAAGTTGCAGCATTGACTTCTTCGTTGAATAGAATTCGAGCTCGGTCAAGGTCACCAAGTCCATTTGTATACAAACCAACATTTAGTAGTCGTTATACCTACAGTCCCTTAACAGCAGCAGAAAGGGTGGACTTGAAAGTTCGTAGTGCATTGAGAAGAAATAGATCTTTAGAAAGACTGAGTATGCTGTCACCAGCACTT TCTCTTTCAAGACTTACACCAACTTATAGACCAAGATATGTATCTCCCTTTCGAGATTCTCTAGATGACCTTGCGCTAGATACAACCCTAGCCGAAAGAAGGAG ACCAGAAGTTCATTTGGACAATGGTAAATATTGGACAGAGAAGTCAGCTCAGTATTCAGGAACGTCACACAGACAAGTTTTTAATGACACTTTGAGCTCGTCTTACAGTAAATTGTACAGTAACGCTAAGAAGAAAATTGTAGtctaa
- the LOC139529954 gene encoding spermatogenesis associated 6-like protein isoform X6, which translates to MPRRALRCVVDLKIRAVSAPGVWLSSREDVYLSISLFGQYRNTNLVPSIFPLLFKEDFVFEKTYYTALDPSDISDYLEDELVIFELLQMSEYCEGAVRLASYSCNAKDFLFPYPSLAPCYASTAKEILLNRTIDFPGISPKLEFITVTNIKESVSPELDALDEALQDARKSRRRSRSRSRSRPSSRASMRSPSPYLRSKSPGPITDNGRPPFVVRHLDKSLIGRLPAGLGSSVLKKGKKKGKRLSRPTSAMSDTALGIRSSSPKACYVMSEDKCSVCKAYRRHMGKRYWGHSPTYHPTGMVMKKKYPDAGDDPLYKSYAVSDDEDLEVAALTSSLNRIRARSRSPSPFVYKPTFSSRYTYSPLTAAERVDLKVRSALRRNRSLERLSMLSPALSLSRLTPTYRPRYVSPFRDSLDDLALDTTLAERRRYYNYGYYY; encoded by the exons ATGCCGAGGAGAGCATTGAGATGTGTTGTTGACCTCAAAATACGAGCG GTATCAGCACCAGGTGTATGGTTAAGTAGTAGAGAAGATGTTTACCTTAGTATAAGTCTATTTGGACAATACAGAAATACTAATTTAGTACCATCTATATTCCCTCTACTGTTtaaagaagattttgtttttgaaaag ACATACTACACAGCCTTAGACCCATCAGATATATCAGACTATTTagaag atgaattagtAATATTTGAACTTCTACAAATGTCAGAGTACTGTGAAGGTGCTGTTCGACTGGCATCCTACTCATGTAATGCTAAAGACTTTCTCTTCCCATACCCATCTTTAGCTCCATGTTATGCTTCCACTGCTAAAGAAATATTGCTTAACAGAACAATTGACTTCCCT GGAATTTCACCAAAGCTGGAGTTTATAACTGTGACAAACATCAAAGAATCAGTGTCACCTGAGTTGGATGCATTAGATGAGGCTTTGCAGGATGCAAGG AAATCAAGAAGGAGGTCACGATCAAGGTCAAGAAGTAGGCCATCATCCAGAGCATCCATGAG GTCCCCATCCCCTTACCTCAGGAGCAAGTCACCAGGTCCAATAACAGACAATGGAAGACCACCATTTGTTGTCAGACAT ttggATAAAAGTTTAATTGGAAGATTACCAGCTGGTTTAGGAAGCTCAGTTCTTAAGAAAGGAAAGAAGAAGGGAAAGAGACTGAGCAGACCAACAAGTGCTATGTCTGATACAG CTCTTGGAATAAGGTCTTCTTCCCCAAAGGCTTGCTATGTTATGTCTGAAGATAAGTGTTCGGTGTGTAAAGCTTATCGCAGACATATGGGAAAACGGTACTGGGGACATTCCCCAACTTACCATCCCACAGGCATGGTAATGAAAAAG AAATATCCTGATGCAGGAGATGATCCATTGTACAAATCTTACGCAGTTAGTGATGATGAAG atttgGAAGTTGCAGCATTGACTTCTTCGTTGAATAGAATTCGAGCTCGGTCAAGGTCACCAAGTCCATTTGTATACAAACCAACATTTAGTAGTCGTTATACCTACAGTCCCTTAACAGCAGCAGAAAGGGTGGACTTGAAAGTTCGTAGTGCATTGAGAAGAAATAGATCTTTAGAAAGACTGAGTATGCTGTCACCAGCACTT TCTCTTTCAAGACTTACACCAACTTATAGACCAAGATATGTATCTCCCTTTCGAGATTCTCTAGATGACCTTGCGCTAGATACAACCCTAGCCGAAAGAAGGAGGTATTACAACTATGGTTACTACTACTAG
- the LOC139529954 gene encoding spermatogenesis-associated protein 6-like isoform X4 — protein MPRRALRCVVDLKIRAVSAPGVWLSSREDVYLSISLFGQYRNTNLVPSIFPLLFKEDFVFEKTYYTALDPSDISDYLEDELVIFELLQMSEYCEGAVRLASYSCNAKDFLFPYPSLAPCYASTAKEILLNRTIDFPGISPKLEFITVTNIKESVSPELDALDEALQDARKSRRRSRSRSRSRPSSRASMRTFVHVEPEEDSKSYHRPTVSSVCHSRSPSPYLRSKSPGPITDNGRPPFVVRHLDKSLIGRLPAGLGSSVLKKGKKKGKRLSRPTSAMSDTALGIRSSSPKACYVMSEDKCSVCKAYRRHMGKRYWGHSPTYHPTGMVMKKKYPDAGDDPLYKSYAVSDDEDLEVAALTSSLNRIRARSRSPSPFVYKPTFSSRYTYSPLTAAERVDLKVRSALRRNRSLERLSMLSPALSLSRLTPTYRPRYVSPFRDSLDDLALDTTLAERRRYYNYGYYY, from the exons ATGCCGAGGAGAGCATTGAGATGTGTTGTTGACCTCAAAATACGAGCG GTATCAGCACCAGGTGTATGGTTAAGTAGTAGAGAAGATGTTTACCTTAGTATAAGTCTATTTGGACAATACAGAAATACTAATTTAGTACCATCTATATTCCCTCTACTGTTtaaagaagattttgtttttgaaaag ACATACTACACAGCCTTAGACCCATCAGATATATCAGACTATTTagaag atgaattagtAATATTTGAACTTCTACAAATGTCAGAGTACTGTGAAGGTGCTGTTCGACTGGCATCCTACTCATGTAATGCTAAAGACTTTCTCTTCCCATACCCATCTTTAGCTCCATGTTATGCTTCCACTGCTAAAGAAATATTGCTTAACAGAACAATTGACTTCCCT GGAATTTCACCAAAGCTGGAGTTTATAACTGTGACAAACATCAAAGAATCAGTGTCACCTGAGTTGGATGCATTAGATGAGGCTTTGCAGGATGCAAGG AAATCAAGAAGGAGGTCACGATCAAGGTCAAGAAGTAGGCCATCATCCAGAGCATCCATGAG GACCTTTGTGCATGTTGAACCAGAGGAGGACTCGAAAAGCTACCACCGGCCAACGGTCTCCTCTGTTTGTCATTCTAGGTCCCCATCCCCTTACCTCAGGAGCAAGTCACCAGGTCCAATAACAGACAATGGAAGACCACCATTTGTTGTCAGACAT ttggATAAAAGTTTAATTGGAAGATTACCAGCTGGTTTAGGAAGCTCAGTTCTTAAGAAAGGAAAGAAGAAGGGAAAGAGACTGAGCAGACCAACAAGTGCTATGTCTGATACAG CTCTTGGAATAAGGTCTTCTTCCCCAAAGGCTTGCTATGTTATGTCTGAAGATAAGTGTTCGGTGTGTAAAGCTTATCGCAGACATATGGGAAAACGGTACTGGGGACATTCCCCAACTTACCATCCCACAGGCATGGTAATGAAAAAG AAATATCCTGATGCAGGAGATGATCCATTGTACAAATCTTACGCAGTTAGTGATGATGAAG atttgGAAGTTGCAGCATTGACTTCTTCGTTGAATAGAATTCGAGCTCGGTCAAGGTCACCAAGTCCATTTGTATACAAACCAACATTTAGTAGTCGTTATACCTACAGTCCCTTAACAGCAGCAGAAAGGGTGGACTTGAAAGTTCGTAGTGCATTGAGAAGAAATAGATCTTTAGAAAGACTGAGTATGCTGTCACCAGCACTT TCTCTTTCAAGACTTACACCAACTTATAGACCAAGATATGTATCTCCCTTTCGAGATTCTCTAGATGACCTTGCGCTAGATACAACCCTAGCCGAAAGAAGGAGGTATTACAACTATGGTTACTACTACTAG
- the LOC139529954 gene encoding spermatogenesis-associated protein 6-like isoform X5, whose product MPRRALRCVVDLKIRAVSAPGVWLSSREDVYLSISLFGQYRNTNLVPSIFPLLFKEDFVFEKTYYTALDPSDISDYLEDELVIFELLQMSEYCEGAVRLASYSCNAKDFLFPYPSLAPCYASTAKEILLNRTIDFPGISPKLEFITVTNIKESVSPELDALDEALQDARKSRRRSRSRSRSRPSSRASMRSPSPYLRSKSPGPITDNGRPPFVVRHLDKSLIGRLPAGLGSSVLKKGKKKGKRLSRPTSAMSDTGYYSDYSRYPLSSTASYKKYPDAGDDPLYKSYAVSDDEDLEVAALTSSLNRIRARSRSPSPFVYKPTFSSRYTYSPLTAAERVDLKVRSALRRNRSLERLSMLSPALSLSRLTPTYRPRYVSPFRDSLDDLALDTTLAERRRPEVHLDNGKYWTEKSAQYSGTSHRQVFNDTLSSSYSKLYSNAKKKIVV is encoded by the exons ATGCCGAGGAGAGCATTGAGATGTGTTGTTGACCTCAAAATACGAGCG GTATCAGCACCAGGTGTATGGTTAAGTAGTAGAGAAGATGTTTACCTTAGTATAAGTCTATTTGGACAATACAGAAATACTAATTTAGTACCATCTATATTCCCTCTACTGTTtaaagaagattttgtttttgaaaag ACATACTACACAGCCTTAGACCCATCAGATATATCAGACTATTTagaag atgaattagtAATATTTGAACTTCTACAAATGTCAGAGTACTGTGAAGGTGCTGTTCGACTGGCATCCTACTCATGTAATGCTAAAGACTTTCTCTTCCCATACCCATCTTTAGCTCCATGTTATGCTTCCACTGCTAAAGAAATATTGCTTAACAGAACAATTGACTTCCCT GGAATTTCACCAAAGCTGGAGTTTATAACTGTGACAAACATCAAAGAATCAGTGTCACCTGAGTTGGATGCATTAGATGAGGCTTTGCAGGATGCAAGG AAATCAAGAAGGAGGTCACGATCAAGGTCAAGAAGTAGGCCATCATCCAGAGCATCCATGAG GTCCCCATCCCCTTACCTCAGGAGCAAGTCACCAGGTCCAATAACAGACAATGGAAGACCACCATTTGTTGTCAGACAT ttggATAAAAGTTTAATTGGAAGATTACCAGCTGGTTTAGGAAGCTCAGTTCTTAAGAAAGGAAAGAAGAAGGGAAAGAGACTGAGCAGACCAACAAGTGCTATGTCTGATACAG GGTATTATAGTGACTATAGCCGATATCCACTATCATCTACCGCCAGCTATAAG AAATATCCTGATGCAGGAGATGATCCATTGTACAAATCTTACGCAGTTAGTGATGATGAAG atttgGAAGTTGCAGCATTGACTTCTTCGTTGAATAGAATTCGAGCTCGGTCAAGGTCACCAAGTCCATTTGTATACAAACCAACATTTAGTAGTCGTTATACCTACAGTCCCTTAACAGCAGCAGAAAGGGTGGACTTGAAAGTTCGTAGTGCATTGAGAAGAAATAGATCTTTAGAAAGACTGAGTATGCTGTCACCAGCACTT TCTCTTTCAAGACTTACACCAACTTATAGACCAAGATATGTATCTCCCTTTCGAGATTCTCTAGATGACCTTGCGCTAGATACAACCCTAGCCGAAAGAAGGAG ACCAGAAGTTCATTTGGACAATGGTAAATATTGGACAGAGAAGTCAGCTCAGTATTCAGGAACGTCACACAGACAAGTTTTTAATGACACTTTGAGCTCGTCTTACAGTAAATTGTACAGTAACGCTAAGAAGAAAATTGTAGtctaa